GGCGTCGCCGGAAGGCAAGGACAAGGGACGCGAGGCCGTACGCGCATGTCTCGGCATGATCGCCTTGAAACGCCGCTTCGCCGCCGGGGCATCTTGATGACGCAGACGACGGGTAGCAGGCGGGGCGAGGGCGGGACGAAGCCGTCGCGGCGGCGCATGGCACGGCTGGCCGTGGTCCAGGCGCTCTACCAGATCGACCTGAACGGCGAGAAGCCCGAGGCCGTGCTGCGCCAGTTCGAGCAGCACCGCCTCGGTCAGACCGACGAGGGCATGCACCTCAACGCCGACCCGAAGTTCTTCACTGTGCTGCTGCGCGGGGTCGTCGAGCGCCAGACGGAGATCGACGCCCTGCTGACCGAGGCCATGGCCCCCGGTCATCAGGTGCCGCGGATCGAGGTCGTGCTGCGGGCCATCCTGCGTGCCGCGGCCTACGAACTGATCGCCATGCCCGACGTGCCGCCGCGGGTCGTGCTGGCGGAATATGTCGATATCACCGGCGACTTCTTCTCCGAGCGCGAGGCGTCGCTGGCGAACGGCATCCTGGACAGGGTCGCGCGC
The DNA window shown above is from Constrictibacter sp. MBR-5 and carries:
- the nusB gene encoding transcription antitermination factor NusB, with product MTQTTGSRRGEGGTKPSRRRMARLAVVQALYQIDLNGEKPEAVLRQFEQHRLGQTDEGMHLNADPKFFTVLLRGVVERQTEIDALLTEAMAPGHQVPRIEVVLRAILRAAAYELIAMPDVPPRVVLAEYVDITGDFFSEREASLANGILDRVARGARTAEYGGGDRGPSAPEQ